One segment of Solanum stenotomum isolate F172 chromosome 1, ASM1918654v1, whole genome shotgun sequence DNA contains the following:
- the LOC125844799 gene encoding uncharacterized protein LOC125844799 isoform X3, protein MKKSNFSLPLPQKSMNNSRQQLFDSLTSHISLYNSQNPPFPNHNPNPRSSLIKWFSSLSIPQRQAHLTIVHSNFVQILLQMLGKLQSNGHGFFFILPDMPSDGSDLPSICFRKSDGLLARVAESNESERRVRQSVRIFSSKEGEGENGVSGLLDFVDSLTVSEEFVGNVDTFVNAMDGVTNGKFLRGEESGLSSEWVELGWLKEKGYYSIEAFAANRLEVALRLAWLNHNNGKKRGVKLKDKVNSVGVGANAFWRKKGCVDWWGKLDEATRVKVLRNGLGKAAKSLIADTLKGERGVSADKAWLCSSTLEQPLRGNPTLSDRRNFVNLRVSDARVAKKSMRHASVFGVSCSFNQLLDCLFMLKEISTVLLACPRSVCESPDSEKLFFSSLESVNTLSDCILRKLRGLLMIISLDCTKYELLEDENLNSSPKQNKEILGASNRKKKGKNRKVKKSNSLPKPKADGLRPVKSTEDKGDTSMCGDNVHSSSSTGLVDKFCGDNVHSSLPSGSVNREQQKDRVKESLPSLIDMGEGPDSQTVRSASRKKRKERNKIKNTSLITSGEDGKCQKRNSQKSFISFNSRDRDPSSDCVTVIDSVDQSGSKDSCIDNEKREPEMSILSRTSRDCGSAGSFEGCRNPCLTDHFPTEGVMENGTEAVAVETTNREGNSAISSVMPAIESERTLSNGKEFKKLNRSGFLEQQIKVGDPNRNFTSLKEKRSVDVYDTGPMNSPSYVSYEWPSVAPVHLPCGDSHLPRATDRLHLDVSHNWKSHFRHSFLRNVRHVRNSSIETGCPGIISGPLPMSLDWPPMVRSINRLAAPSLTCNYDAGFISRRTSFQQDIAAQSMHCNAVSTEDERVYSGDLMDFSDLANSHDVGEDHDYHWLSEEELEVHAVSGVDYNQYFGGGVMYWNPSDHLGTNFSRPPSLSSDDSSWAWRDADMNRAVDDMVAFSSSYSTNGLTSPSGASFCSPFDPLGSGHQAVGYVIPGSEITSKVLQSSSAADLVTVENASGSLSNLPAEGEAKSLDSLPYPILRPIVIPSMSRERSRSDFKRSHDHKSPCVPPSRREQPRIKRPPSPVVLCVPRAPHPPPPSPVGDSRRHRGFPTVRSGSSSPRQWGVKGWFHDGINFEEACIRMDGSEVVWPAWRSKSLSAHQLTQPLPGALLQDRLIAISQLTRDQEHPDVAFPLQPPETLNSTAKKACLSMIHSRLHNEIENFCKQVASENLIRKPYINWAVKRVARSLQVLWPRSRTNIFGSNATGLSLPSSDVDLVVSLPPVRNLEPIKEAGILEGRNGIKETCLQHAARYLANQEWVKNDSLKIVENTAIPIIMLVVEVPHDLISSSLSNLQTPKAEPTQLTVEEDNTFQADSTCSDSSSSPQWSKMNESVKDVKAVRLDISFKSPSHTGLQTTELVKELTEQFPAATPLALVLKQFLADRSLDQSYSGGLSSYCLVLLITRFLQHEHHHSRPIDQNLGSLLMDFFYFFGNVFDPRQIRVSIQGSGLYINRERGCSIDPICIDDPLYPTNNVGRNCFRIHQCIKAFADAYSILENEIPSLPCNDESNSVPQVKLLPRIVPSIEASEVS, encoded by the exons atgaaaaaatcgAACTTTAGTTTGCCTTTGCCCCAAAAATCTATGAACAATTCAAGACAGCAGCTTTTTGATTCCCTCACATCTCACATTTCTCTCTACAATtcacaaaaccccccatttccTAATCATAACCCTAACCCTAGATCATCGCTTATCAAATGGTTCTCTTCCCTCTCGATTCCTCAACGCCAAGCTCATCTCACAATTGTTCACTCGAATTTCGTTCAAATCCTGTTGCAAATGCTTGGTAAACTTCAATCCAACGGTCATGGTTTTTTCTTCATCCTACCTGACATGCCTTCAGATGGTTCTGATCTTCCAAGCATTTGTTTCAGGAAGTCTGATGGGTTATTAGCTCGAGTTGCGGAGTCGAATGAGTCGGAACGGCGAGTTCGTCAGTCGGTACGGATTTTCAGCTCGAAAGAAGGGGAAGGGGAAAATGGGGTTTCGGGTTTGTTGGATTTTGTAGATTCTTTGACTGTAAGTGAGGAATTTGTTGGAAATGTGGATACTTTTGTGAATGCAATGGATGGTGTTACGAATGGAAAGTTTTTGAGGGGGGAAGAAAGTGGGTTGAGCTCAGAATGGGTGGAATTGGGGTGGTTGAAAGAGAAGGGTTATTATAGTATCGAGGCTTTCGCGGCGAATAGGTTGGAGGTGGCGTTACGATTGGCGTGGCTGAATCATAATAATGGGAAAAAGAGAGGTGTAAAGCTGAAAGATAAGGTGAATTCTGTAGGTGTAGGGGCAAATGCATTTTGGAGGAAGAAAGGGTGTGTAGATTGGTGGGGTAAGTTAGATGAGGCAACAAGGGTCAAGGTTCTTCGTAATGGCTTAGGGAAGGCGGCTAAATCACTG ATTGCTGATACTTTGAAAGGGGAAAGAGGTGTTTCAGCTGATAAAGCTTGGCTATGCAGTTCAACACTAGAACAACCTCTGAGGGGTAACCCTACTTTGTCTGATCGAAGAAACTTTGTGAATCTCAGAGTGTCAGATGCAAGAGTTGCAAAAAAGAGCATGCGTCATGCATCAGTGTTTGGAGTCTCATGTTCATTCAACCAGTTACTTGATTGTTTGTTTATGCTTAAGGAAATCTCCACTGTGCTGTTGGCATGTCCGCGTTCTGTTTGCGAGTCTCCTGATAGTGAAAAACTATTCTTTAGTTCATTAGAATCTGTTAATACTCTTTCTGATtgtatattaagaaaattaCGGGGGTTACTCATGATTATTTCTCTTGACTGTACAAAGTATGAGCTACTAGAGGATGAAAACTTGAATTCCTCACCAAAGCAAAACAAAGAGATACTTGGTGCTTCTAACCgtaagaaaaaagggaaaaaccgTAAGGTGAAGAAATCAAATTCTTTGCCAAAACCTAAAGCAGATGGTTTAAGGCCTGTTAAAAGCACTGAG GACAAGGGAGACACATCCATGTGTGGTGATAATGTACATAGTAGTTCGTCTACTGGTTTGGTCGATAAATTTTGTGGTGATAATGTACATAGCAGTTTGCCTAGTGGATCGGTCAACAGAGAACAACAGAAGGATCGTGTTAAAGAGAGTCTTCCATCTTTGATCGATATG GGTGAAGGACCAGATAGTCAAACTGTTAGAAGTGCTTCaaggaagaaaaggaaagaaagaaacaagATTAAAAACACTAGCTTGATAACTTCTGGAGAAGATGGTAAATGTCAGAAAAGAAATTCTCAGAAgtcctttatttctttcaactcCCGAGATAGGGATCCAAGTTCTGATTGTGTCACTGTAATAGATTCGGTTGATCAAAGCGGATCAAAAGATTCTTGTATTGACAATGAGAAACGTGAACCAGAAATGAGCATTCTGAGTCGAACCAGTAGGGATTGTGGTTCTGCTGGTTCTTTTGAAGGTTGCAGGAATCCTTGTTTGACAGACCATTTTCCCACAGAGGGGGTGATGGAAAATGGAACGGAAGCTGTTGCAGTGGAAACTACCAATAGGGAAGGCAATTCTGCTATATCTTCTGTAATGCCTGCGATTGAATCTGAACGCACTCTTTCAAACGGCAAGGagtttaaaaaattgaacaGATCAGGTTTTCTTGAGCAGCAAATTAAAGTTGGCGATCCCAACAGAAATTTTACCTCGTTAAAGGAGAAAAGAAGTGTTGATGTTTATGATACAGGGCCGATGAATTCTCCATCTTATGTTTCGTATGAGTGGCCCAGTGTAGCTCCTGTTCATCTTCCATGCGGTGATTCACATCTCCCACGGGCTACTGATAGATTGCACCTTGATGTCAGTCACAACTGGAAAAGTCATTTTCGTCATTCTTTTCTACGCAATGTACGTCATGTAAGAAATTCTTCAATTGAAACAGGGTGCCCTGGAATCATATCTGGACCTTTGCCAATGAGTTTAGATTGGCCCCCAATGGTGCGCAGTATCAATAGACTAGCTGCTCCATCACTTACATGCAATTATGATGCTGGGTTTATCTCTAGGAGAACGTCTTTCCAGCAAGATATAGCAGCTCAAAGCATGCACTGCAATGCGGTGAGTACTGAGGATGAAAGGGTGTATTCTGGTGACTTAATGGACTTCTCCGATCTTGCAAATTCACATGATGTGGGTGAAGACCATGATTATCACTGGTTGTCTGAAGAAGAGTTAGAGGTACATGCTGTTTCCGGAGTGGACTATAATCAGTACTTTGGAGGTGGTGTTATGTACTGGAATCCTTCTGATCATCTTGGTACTAATTTTTCACGTCCTCCCTCCCTTAGCTCGGATGACAGCTCATGGGCATGGAGGGACGCAGACATGAATAGGGCAGTTGATGATATGGTTGCCTTCTCTTCTTCCTACAGTACAAATGGTTTGACTTCTCCTTCTGGTGCTTCCTTTTGCTCTCCATTCGATCCTTTAGGTTCAGGACATCAGGCTGTTGGTTATGTTATACCAGGAAGTGAGATTACCAGCAAGGTCCTGCAGTCATCATCGGCAGCAGATCTAGTGACAGTAGAGAATGCTTCAGGATCCTTGTCCAATTTGCCTGCTGAAGGTGAAGCAAAGTCTCTGGATTCACTCCCATACCCCATTCTACGACCCATTGTCATTCCCAGTATGTCTAGGGAGAGATCAAGATCAGATTTTAAGCGCAGTCATGATCATAAAAGTCCTTGTGTTCCTCCCAGCAGGCGGGAGCAACCTAGGATCAAGAGGCCTCCGTCACCTGTTGTCCTATGTGTTCCACGTGCCCCTCATCCACCTCCTCCTTCTCCAGTTGGTGATTCTAGAAGGCACAGAGGTTTTCCAACGGTTCGGTCTGGTAGCTCCAGCCCTAGGCAGTGGGGTGTCAAAGGTTGGTTCCATGATGGAATTAATTTTGAAGAAGCCTGTATACGCATGGATGGTAGTGAAGTAGTTTGGCCTGCTTGGAGGAGTAAAAGTCTCTCAGCCCATCAGTTAACGCAACCTCTACCTGGAGCTTTGCTGCAGGATCGCCTCATCGCAATTTCACAGTTAACTCGCGATCAAGAACAT cCAGATGTTGCGTTCCCACTTCAACCTCCCGAAACGCTGAACTCTACTGCAAAGAAGGCATGTCTTTCAATGATCCATAGTCGCCTTCACAATGAAATTGAGAACTTCTGCAAACAG GTTGCCTCTGAGAATTTGATCAGGAAGCCTTACATTAATTGGGCTGTAAAGCGCGTTGCACGTTCTCTACAAGTATTATGGCCTAGATCTCGTACAAACATTTTTGGTTCAAACGCTACTGGGCTGTCACTCCCATCGAGTGATGTGGACCTTGTGGTTTCTCTTCCTCCTGTGAGGAATCTG GAACCAATTAAAGAAGCTGGGATCTTAGAGGGGCGAAATGGGATCAAAGAAACATGCCttcag CATGCAGCTAGATATCTGGCTAACCAGGAGTGGGTAAAAAATGATTCTCTGAAGATCGTGGAAAATACTGCT ATACCAATTATAATGCTTGTGGTGGAAGTTCCACATGACCTCATTTCGTCGTCTCTATCAAATTTACAAACACCAAAAGCTGAACCAACTCAGTTGACTGTTGAAGAAGACAATACTTTTCAGGCTGATTCGACTTGTTCGGATTCCTCATCATCACCACAGTGGTCTAAGATGAATGAATCTGTGAAGGATGTAAAAGCAGTTCGACTTGATATTAGTTTCAAATCGCCTTCTCATACAGGATTACAGACCACAGAGCTG GTAAAAGAGCTCACAGAACAGTTTCCTGCTGCCACACCTCTTGCTTTGGTGCTAAAACAGTTCCTAGCAGATCGCAGTCTTGACCAGTCATATTCAGGCGGTTTAAGTTCATATTGTCTA GTACTATTGATCACACGGTTTTTGCAGCATGAACATCATCACAGTCGACCAATTGACCAA AACTTGGGGAGCCTCCTGATGGACTTTTTCTACTTCTTTGG GAATGTGTTTGATCCTCGTCAAATACGTGTCTCAATACAGGGAAGCGGCTTATACATAAATAGAGAACGAGGGTGCAG CATTGATCCAATTTGCATTGATGATCCTCTGTACCCAACCAATAATGTGGGGCGGAACTGCTTTCGCATACACCAATGCATCAAG GCATTTGCGGATGCTTATTCTATTTTGGAAAATGAGATACCTTCTCTTCCATGCAACGATGAATCTAATTCAGTACCTCAAGTTAAGCTGCTCCCAAGAATTGTTCCAAGCATTGAGGCTTCTGAGGTATCTTAA
- the LOC125844799 gene encoding uncharacterized protein LOC125844799 isoform X1, whose translation MKKSNFSLPLPQKSMNNSRQQLFDSLTSHISLYNSQNPPFPNHNPNPRSSLIKWFSSLSIPQRQAHLTIVHSNFVQILLQMLGKLQSNGHGFFFILPDMPSDGSDLPSICFRKSDGLLARVAESNESERRVRQSVRIFSSKEGEGENGVSGLLDFVDSLTVSEEFVGNVDTFVNAMDGVTNGKFLRGEESGLSSEWVELGWLKEKGYYSIEAFAANRLEVALRLAWLNHNNGKKRGVKLKDKVNSVGVGANAFWRKKGCVDWWGKLDEATRVKVLRNGLGKAAKSLIADTLKGERGVSADKAWLCSSTLEQPLRGNPTLSDRRNFVNLRVSDARVAKKSMRHASVFGVSCSFNQLLDCLFMLKEISTVLLACPRSVCESPDSEKLFFSSLESVNTLSDCILRKLRGLLMIISLDCTKYELLEDENLNSSPKQNKEILGASNRKKKGKNRKVKKSNSLPKPKADGLRPVKSTEDKGDTSMCGDNVHSSSSTGLVDKFCGDNVHSSLPSGSVNREQQKDRVKESLPSLIDMVGQGEGPDSQTVRSASRKKRKERNKIKNTSLITSGEDGKCQKRNSQKSFISFNSRDRDPSSDCVTVIDSVDQSGSKDSCIDNEKREPEMSILSRTSRDCGSAGSFEGCRNPCLTDHFPTEGVMENGTEAVAVETTNREGNSAISSVMPAIESERTLSNGKEFKKLNRSGFLEQQIKVGDPNRNFTSLKEKRSVDVYDTGPMNSPSYVSYEWPSVAPVHLPCGDSHLPRATDRLHLDVSHNWKSHFRHSFLRNVRHVRNSSIETGCPGIISGPLPMSLDWPPMVRSINRLAAPSLTCNYDAGFISRRTSFQQDIAAQSMHCNAVSTEDERVYSGDLMDFSDLANSHDVGEDHDYHWLSEEELEVHAVSGVDYNQYFGGGVMYWNPSDHLGTNFSRPPSLSSDDSSWAWRDADMNRAVDDMVAFSSSYSTNGLTSPSGASFCSPFDPLGSGHQAVGYVIPGSEITSKVLQSSSAADLVTVENASGSLSNLPAEGEAKSLDSLPYPILRPIVIPSMSRERSRSDFKRSHDHKSPCVPPSRREQPRIKRPPSPVVLCVPRAPHPPPPSPVGDSRRHRGFPTVRSGSSSPRQWGVKGWFHDGINFEEACIRMDGSEVVWPAWRSKSLSAHQLTQPLPGALLQDRLIAISQLTRDQEHPDVAFPLQPPETLNSTAKKACLSMIHSRLHNEIENFCKQVASENLIRKPYINWAVKRVARSLQVLWPRSRTNIFGSNATGLSLPSSDVDLVVSLPPVRNLEPIKEAGILEGRNGIKETCLQHAARYLANQEWVKNDSLKIVENTAIPIIMLVVEVPHDLISSSLSNLQTPKAEPTQLTVEEDNTFQADSTCSDSSSSPQWSKMNESVKDVKAVRLDISFKSPSHTGLQTTELVKELTEQFPAATPLALVLKQFLADRSLDQSYSGGLSSYCLVLLITRFLQHEHHHSRPIDQNLGSLLMDFFYFFGNVFDPRQIRVSIQGSGLYINRERGCSIDPICIDDPLYPTNNVGRNCFRIHQCIKAFADAYSILENEIPSLPCNDESNSVPQVKLLPRIVPSIEASEVS comes from the exons atgaaaaaatcgAACTTTAGTTTGCCTTTGCCCCAAAAATCTATGAACAATTCAAGACAGCAGCTTTTTGATTCCCTCACATCTCACATTTCTCTCTACAATtcacaaaaccccccatttccTAATCATAACCCTAACCCTAGATCATCGCTTATCAAATGGTTCTCTTCCCTCTCGATTCCTCAACGCCAAGCTCATCTCACAATTGTTCACTCGAATTTCGTTCAAATCCTGTTGCAAATGCTTGGTAAACTTCAATCCAACGGTCATGGTTTTTTCTTCATCCTACCTGACATGCCTTCAGATGGTTCTGATCTTCCAAGCATTTGTTTCAGGAAGTCTGATGGGTTATTAGCTCGAGTTGCGGAGTCGAATGAGTCGGAACGGCGAGTTCGTCAGTCGGTACGGATTTTCAGCTCGAAAGAAGGGGAAGGGGAAAATGGGGTTTCGGGTTTGTTGGATTTTGTAGATTCTTTGACTGTAAGTGAGGAATTTGTTGGAAATGTGGATACTTTTGTGAATGCAATGGATGGTGTTACGAATGGAAAGTTTTTGAGGGGGGAAGAAAGTGGGTTGAGCTCAGAATGGGTGGAATTGGGGTGGTTGAAAGAGAAGGGTTATTATAGTATCGAGGCTTTCGCGGCGAATAGGTTGGAGGTGGCGTTACGATTGGCGTGGCTGAATCATAATAATGGGAAAAAGAGAGGTGTAAAGCTGAAAGATAAGGTGAATTCTGTAGGTGTAGGGGCAAATGCATTTTGGAGGAAGAAAGGGTGTGTAGATTGGTGGGGTAAGTTAGATGAGGCAACAAGGGTCAAGGTTCTTCGTAATGGCTTAGGGAAGGCGGCTAAATCACTG ATTGCTGATACTTTGAAAGGGGAAAGAGGTGTTTCAGCTGATAAAGCTTGGCTATGCAGTTCAACACTAGAACAACCTCTGAGGGGTAACCCTACTTTGTCTGATCGAAGAAACTTTGTGAATCTCAGAGTGTCAGATGCAAGAGTTGCAAAAAAGAGCATGCGTCATGCATCAGTGTTTGGAGTCTCATGTTCATTCAACCAGTTACTTGATTGTTTGTTTATGCTTAAGGAAATCTCCACTGTGCTGTTGGCATGTCCGCGTTCTGTTTGCGAGTCTCCTGATAGTGAAAAACTATTCTTTAGTTCATTAGAATCTGTTAATACTCTTTCTGATtgtatattaagaaaattaCGGGGGTTACTCATGATTATTTCTCTTGACTGTACAAAGTATGAGCTACTAGAGGATGAAAACTTGAATTCCTCACCAAAGCAAAACAAAGAGATACTTGGTGCTTCTAACCgtaagaaaaaagggaaaaaccgTAAGGTGAAGAAATCAAATTCTTTGCCAAAACCTAAAGCAGATGGTTTAAGGCCTGTTAAAAGCACTGAG GACAAGGGAGACACATCCATGTGTGGTGATAATGTACATAGTAGTTCGTCTACTGGTTTGGTCGATAAATTTTGTGGTGATAATGTACATAGCAGTTTGCCTAGTGGATCGGTCAACAGAGAACAACAGAAGGATCGTGTTAAAGAGAGTCTTCCATCTTTGATCGATATGGTT GGACAGGGTGAAGGACCAGATAGTCAAACTGTTAGAAGTGCTTCaaggaagaaaaggaaagaaagaaacaagATTAAAAACACTAGCTTGATAACTTCTGGAGAAGATGGTAAATGTCAGAAAAGAAATTCTCAGAAgtcctttatttctttcaactcCCGAGATAGGGATCCAAGTTCTGATTGTGTCACTGTAATAGATTCGGTTGATCAAAGCGGATCAAAAGATTCTTGTATTGACAATGAGAAACGTGAACCAGAAATGAGCATTCTGAGTCGAACCAGTAGGGATTGTGGTTCTGCTGGTTCTTTTGAAGGTTGCAGGAATCCTTGTTTGACAGACCATTTTCCCACAGAGGGGGTGATGGAAAATGGAACGGAAGCTGTTGCAGTGGAAACTACCAATAGGGAAGGCAATTCTGCTATATCTTCTGTAATGCCTGCGATTGAATCTGAACGCACTCTTTCAAACGGCAAGGagtttaaaaaattgaacaGATCAGGTTTTCTTGAGCAGCAAATTAAAGTTGGCGATCCCAACAGAAATTTTACCTCGTTAAAGGAGAAAAGAAGTGTTGATGTTTATGATACAGGGCCGATGAATTCTCCATCTTATGTTTCGTATGAGTGGCCCAGTGTAGCTCCTGTTCATCTTCCATGCGGTGATTCACATCTCCCACGGGCTACTGATAGATTGCACCTTGATGTCAGTCACAACTGGAAAAGTCATTTTCGTCATTCTTTTCTACGCAATGTACGTCATGTAAGAAATTCTTCAATTGAAACAGGGTGCCCTGGAATCATATCTGGACCTTTGCCAATGAGTTTAGATTGGCCCCCAATGGTGCGCAGTATCAATAGACTAGCTGCTCCATCACTTACATGCAATTATGATGCTGGGTTTATCTCTAGGAGAACGTCTTTCCAGCAAGATATAGCAGCTCAAAGCATGCACTGCAATGCGGTGAGTACTGAGGATGAAAGGGTGTATTCTGGTGACTTAATGGACTTCTCCGATCTTGCAAATTCACATGATGTGGGTGAAGACCATGATTATCACTGGTTGTCTGAAGAAGAGTTAGAGGTACATGCTGTTTCCGGAGTGGACTATAATCAGTACTTTGGAGGTGGTGTTATGTACTGGAATCCTTCTGATCATCTTGGTACTAATTTTTCACGTCCTCCCTCCCTTAGCTCGGATGACAGCTCATGGGCATGGAGGGACGCAGACATGAATAGGGCAGTTGATGATATGGTTGCCTTCTCTTCTTCCTACAGTACAAATGGTTTGACTTCTCCTTCTGGTGCTTCCTTTTGCTCTCCATTCGATCCTTTAGGTTCAGGACATCAGGCTGTTGGTTATGTTATACCAGGAAGTGAGATTACCAGCAAGGTCCTGCAGTCATCATCGGCAGCAGATCTAGTGACAGTAGAGAATGCTTCAGGATCCTTGTCCAATTTGCCTGCTGAAGGTGAAGCAAAGTCTCTGGATTCACTCCCATACCCCATTCTACGACCCATTGTCATTCCCAGTATGTCTAGGGAGAGATCAAGATCAGATTTTAAGCGCAGTCATGATCATAAAAGTCCTTGTGTTCCTCCCAGCAGGCGGGAGCAACCTAGGATCAAGAGGCCTCCGTCACCTGTTGTCCTATGTGTTCCACGTGCCCCTCATCCACCTCCTCCTTCTCCAGTTGGTGATTCTAGAAGGCACAGAGGTTTTCCAACGGTTCGGTCTGGTAGCTCCAGCCCTAGGCAGTGGGGTGTCAAAGGTTGGTTCCATGATGGAATTAATTTTGAAGAAGCCTGTATACGCATGGATGGTAGTGAAGTAGTTTGGCCTGCTTGGAGGAGTAAAAGTCTCTCAGCCCATCAGTTAACGCAACCTCTACCTGGAGCTTTGCTGCAGGATCGCCTCATCGCAATTTCACAGTTAACTCGCGATCAAGAACAT cCAGATGTTGCGTTCCCACTTCAACCTCCCGAAACGCTGAACTCTACTGCAAAGAAGGCATGTCTTTCAATGATCCATAGTCGCCTTCACAATGAAATTGAGAACTTCTGCAAACAG GTTGCCTCTGAGAATTTGATCAGGAAGCCTTACATTAATTGGGCTGTAAAGCGCGTTGCACGTTCTCTACAAGTATTATGGCCTAGATCTCGTACAAACATTTTTGGTTCAAACGCTACTGGGCTGTCACTCCCATCGAGTGATGTGGACCTTGTGGTTTCTCTTCCTCCTGTGAGGAATCTG GAACCAATTAAAGAAGCTGGGATCTTAGAGGGGCGAAATGGGATCAAAGAAACATGCCttcag CATGCAGCTAGATATCTGGCTAACCAGGAGTGGGTAAAAAATGATTCTCTGAAGATCGTGGAAAATACTGCT ATACCAATTATAATGCTTGTGGTGGAAGTTCCACATGACCTCATTTCGTCGTCTCTATCAAATTTACAAACACCAAAAGCTGAACCAACTCAGTTGACTGTTGAAGAAGACAATACTTTTCAGGCTGATTCGACTTGTTCGGATTCCTCATCATCACCACAGTGGTCTAAGATGAATGAATCTGTGAAGGATGTAAAAGCAGTTCGACTTGATATTAGTTTCAAATCGCCTTCTCATACAGGATTACAGACCACAGAGCTG GTAAAAGAGCTCACAGAACAGTTTCCTGCTGCCACACCTCTTGCTTTGGTGCTAAAACAGTTCCTAGCAGATCGCAGTCTTGACCAGTCATATTCAGGCGGTTTAAGTTCATATTGTCTA GTACTATTGATCACACGGTTTTTGCAGCATGAACATCATCACAGTCGACCAATTGACCAA AACTTGGGGAGCCTCCTGATGGACTTTTTCTACTTCTTTGG GAATGTGTTTGATCCTCGTCAAATACGTGTCTCAATACAGGGAAGCGGCTTATACATAAATAGAGAACGAGGGTGCAG CATTGATCCAATTTGCATTGATGATCCTCTGTACCCAACCAATAATGTGGGGCGGAACTGCTTTCGCATACACCAATGCATCAAG GCATTTGCGGATGCTTATTCTATTTTGGAAAATGAGATACCTTCTCTTCCATGCAACGATGAATCTAATTCAGTACCTCAAGTTAAGCTGCTCCCAAGAATTGTTCCAAGCATTGAGGCTTCTGAGGTATCTTAA